From the genome of Methyloprofundus sedimenti, one region includes:
- a CDS encoding OsmC family protein: MLNGIDVDALKNITGQVTNDPQQGMTSWGVTTTWQGGTRSDTQVNAFSVGGEKVERNFNLKVDEPSEFLGTNQFANPQDYLLTALNACIIVGYATLCAVEGIKIDTLRIETTGDIDLRGFLGIDPTIKNGYDTVKFTVFITGDATAEQFEKIHERVKASSPNLFNLANPINFETSLKVTDHPLPY, translated from the coding sequence ATGCTGAATGGTATTGATGTTGATGCATTAAAAAATATAACAGGCCAAGTTACCAACGACCCGCAGCAAGGTATGACCTCATGGGGCGTAACAACCACCTGGCAAGGCGGCACACGCTCTGATACACAGGTTAATGCTTTTTCAGTAGGAGGTGAAAAGGTAGAAAGAAATTTTAACCTTAAAGTAGACGAGCCATCTGAATTTTTAGGCACCAACCAATTTGCAAACCCTCAAGATTATCTGTTAACCGCTTTGAATGCCTGCATAATAGTCGGGTACGCAACACTTTGTGCTGTTGAAGGCATTAAAATAGATACTCTGCGCATAGAAACAACTGGAGATATTGATTTACGGGGTTTTCTGGGAATAGACCCAACTATCAAGAACGGCTACGACACAGTAAAATTTACTGTTTTTATAACGGGAGATGCAACAGCCGAACAATTTGAAAAAATTCATGAAAGGGTTAAGGCGAGCTCTCCCAATTTATTTAATTTGGCGAACCCGATTAACTTTGAAACATCGTTAAAAGTC